The Brevibacillus brevis genome contains a region encoding:
- a CDS encoding non-ribosomal peptide synthetase translates to MQHLTKENVGEVIELSMVQKQLLHQDMMTTVRYLIKQPIERERAQEAWNEIVSETPLMRTVFRKLKNKHVQVVLKQFPISIDWHDLRGLSPEQQEQRYLSEIASHQEPIAFEEGPLIRLSVMQMEENQTVIIWTNHALCMDDVSRGLLLEEWLKRAKGNHSSNHQRTLFKDYFIWESSQDGSRAKSYWIDKINHNDNESIFYPVQGAQKEANQQTSCHAVLSEPFSQTIKSMAFKQGVSIEAVFQAAWLLLLNMYSGDEKVATGVTVSGRPESLEGADTIVGPLAHSLPVFLTLHANQNICDFVKIVQVSWEELQQNQFITQEMIRNYAGVPEDHPFIGTIVTVVSGVGDDYESLVLYRGGLPALEIMVRVGQSIQIQFIHPHASAKRDLERLQSHYIRILEQVCSDFEMKISDLNAVTDEEQNMMTNVMGNFAKSHRNMDQLAQQIIEEQVKRNPDAVAAVYMNHSITYRELNETSNRLAHWLRKEGFGRNDLAAIFLERSIDMLVGILAVLKAGGCYVPLDTAHPDQRLVTIMENSKAKVILTEESYQSRSMTLAMEVAQKPIVFCLNEGNGVSPDKTSLQTADTYDPEIINAFDDLANVFFTSGSTGIPKGAMIEHRGMLNHLFAKIDVLGLNQDSIVVQNASHCFDISVWQFLAPLMVGGKVVIYNNETATDPELLFHSISRDKVTVIQMVPAMIEAVHNSALALSPEQQALPHLQYMISTGEGLPVTLCKKWQTLYPEGIVVNTYGATECSDDTMHEIIDRSYQHDDYPYVALGNSIDHMKHYLLDKWMRPVPTGCVGEIYISGMGVGRGYVNDPERTEHAFSENPFLKEKKERLYKTGDLGRYLPSGRLVFVTRADFQVKVRGHRIELGEIESALLRHESVRQCVAVVSEDGNGDNRIVSYVVLHEKQDEQEFQQYLKTILPEYMIPERIMILDAMPLNRNGKVDKKALPAVDTVQTKNEAYVAPRNDLERRLAAIWSTVLSIDDMGIDDDFFQLGGHSMKTIQVRLRMKKELGIEATIKDLFEHRTIRELSSLLANREESASGQLHTSQERTTIHKAEEKDYYPVSHAQRRLFFIQQLEPQSTAYNMPTIYHITGPLKERILHKAFSLLVQRHEVLRTKFLVKDGHPVQQVLRNHDFTYSFVDVSKQSEAAKQEAIQLIMQQESETYFDLESDALFRVKLCKVAEEKYTLLLNMHHMISDQWSWGILLKDFSQIYESLQQGIDPVLPALHIQYKDYAVWQNHAINHGELAESEAYWLKTFQKEIPVLDLPTDYQRQPVQTFFSAVESYHLPENIFGRMREIAQQYDASMFMVTLSVVGIWLSKLTNQQDIIIGTPEAGRNNMDIEEVIGFFVNTLPLRLEVNRKHTFVEALQACRQLALESYAHNEYPFDKLVEKINPERDVSRNPIFSFMFQYIEKLEEDGKISGLEMKAVESYNSMTNFDLSLVCLDQEDGASLSVEYRTDLFQPETVQRMLGYLHTIIEQVVNQPTIFLKQIELLSVEEKQAAVSKFIDVHFTNGDENKTIIELFEEQSARTPDRIAVVFEEQELSYSALNKRANQLARTLVAEGVCADQLVGIMAERSIEMIVGVLAILKAGGAYIPIDPDYPEERIRYMLEHSGAEVLLLHQALREKVDFDKKIIVLDDHESYHHEHTNLGLSIQFDQLAYVIYTSGTTGTPKGVMIEHQQLQALAQAWKQEYKLDEFPVRCLQWASFAFDVFTGDYIRSLLYGGKLVICPADARIDLERIYQLMEKHEINLFESTPVLLIPLMNDIYEKGLNMDFMKILILGSDQCPLHVFHNLVDRYGHTMRIINSYGVTEATIDASYYEKETQQDYKFLPIGKPLPGVNMYILDANGNAVPAGIPGELYIGGRGVGRGYFKQPDLTNEKFVQNPFCTGEKMYKTGDMARWLPSGNIEFLGRFDNQVKIRGNRIELEEIEAELLKTSDIREAVVIPKEDESGQKRLVAFCVAAQELEASMVREALRKTLPAYMVPSYFVQLDEIPVTPNGKIDRKALTELNITLRSDRQFVEPQTEIEKTLVSVWQDVLREKQVGISDNFFELGGDSIKSIQVASQLSSLGYKMEIRDLFKSPTIAELGTRLKPMKQKIDQRDIEGAVQLTPIQHWFFQEHNQHPHHYNQSFMLYRKDRFDERLVRKGMEKLLQHHDALRMVFRETETGYQAYNRGVSESDGMYSLEVWDYRNITEANLQQVLDAQCTAIQSRLHIFDGPLIRLGLFQCENGDHLLMAVHHLLVDGVSWRILIEDFNRAYLQLLQGKEMTLPLKSDSYQLWAQKLNEYAHSDRIEVERAYWNRVEEMELQSLPTDYVEWKPLRKQTRTKTIMLDEQQTRELLKQANRAYHTEIDELLLSAIGVAFKKWANIDRFAINMEGHGRESILPDVEINRTVGWFTSEYPVIVDVGNEQNLSAIIHKMKKDVRQIPHKGIHYGILKYLAANPRKNSIMPEVSFNYLGQFDLDRKEEDGDIQLSTFSGGESMSLDQSRECKIDIECVVLQGRFHIMVAYSENQYKNETIERLATCLQESLYEVIQHCLTKIHNSTDRGIPGESVDFEGVVDGFFDASRMNDIPGAVVVVVHQGQVQLKKAYGYANRNERVRMSADDTVMKVGSISKIVTVAAILQLVEQGVIGWNDDIQPYLDDMEIPRKVEGPLTVEHLLSYTAGFDDPFTGNDQSYHYGERESLTLREYIQHYMPTVIYQPGEQYCNENFSFMLAGYLVERVTGVPFHRYVSEKLFKPLEMRRSNFLLQPELEAKLATGYDLENNPIQRYDFSPADSPDGSLLSTGDDMAKWMLTLLNKGAYGTERVLKEDSIGKMFASKAVPHPQGAYTGYGFTAKFHPDYVHENILAKAGEVIGYNSFMWLLPEKNLGVFISTNKSQFNKIEFFDYFMKNYHPAETISI, encoded by the coding sequence TTGCAGCATTTAACAAAAGAAAATGTAGGGGAAGTAATTGAGCTTTCGATGGTGCAGAAGCAATTGTTACACCAAGACATGATGACAACGGTGCGCTATCTGATCAAACAGCCTATCGAACGGGAAAGAGCTCAAGAAGCGTGGAATGAAATAGTCAGTGAGACGCCGCTAATGCGAACGGTTTTTCGTAAACTAAAAAATAAACATGTACAAGTGGTTTTAAAGCAATTCCCGATTTCTATCGACTGGCACGACCTGCGAGGATTATCTCCTGAACAACAAGAGCAAAGGTATCTTTCTGAGATTGCATCCCATCAGGAGCCTATTGCCTTTGAGGAAGGTCCATTGATCCGACTATCTGTGATGCAGATGGAGGAAAATCAAACGGTTATCATTTGGACCAATCATGCATTGTGTATGGACGATGTCAGTCGCGGCCTTCTTCTGGAGGAATGGCTAAAGAGAGCAAAGGGCAATCATTCATCTAATCATCAGCGAACATTATTCAAAGACTATTTTATCTGGGAGTCAAGTCAAGATGGCTCCAGAGCGAAAAGCTATTGGATAGATAAAATCAATCACAATGATAACGAGTCCATATTTTATCCAGTACAGGGCGCACAAAAGGAAGCGAATCAGCAGACCAGCTGCCATGCTGTACTTTCCGAACCATTCTCCCAAACAATCAAGAGCATGGCATTCAAACAAGGTGTCTCGATTGAAGCTGTCTTTCAGGCTGCTTGGCTGCTGTTATTAAATATGTATAGTGGGGATGAAAAGGTGGCGACTGGTGTTACCGTCTCCGGGAGACCTGAGTCACTGGAAGGGGCAGATACCATTGTTGGGCCATTGGCTCACAGCTTGCCAGTCTTCCTGACATTACATGCGAATCAAAACATATGTGATTTTGTAAAGATCGTTCAGGTAAGCTGGGAAGAATTGCAACAAAATCAATTCATTACACAAGAGATGATTCGTAACTATGCTGGAGTCCCGGAAGATCATCCTTTCATCGGAACAATAGTGACGGTAGTGAGTGGTGTAGGAGATGATTATGAATCGCTCGTCCTTTATCGAGGTGGCCTTCCCGCGCTTGAAATAATGGTGAGGGTTGGCCAGTCCATACAGATTCAATTCATTCATCCCCATGCTTCTGCCAAGCGCGATCTGGAAAGGCTACAGTCTCATTACATCCGTATACTTGAGCAGGTTTGCTCGGATTTCGAAATGAAAATCAGCGATCTGAATGCCGTGACGGATGAAGAGCAAAACATGATGACGAACGTGATGGGCAATTTTGCGAAGTCACATCGAAACATGGATCAACTGGCTCAGCAAATCATAGAAGAACAGGTTAAGCGCAATCCTGATGCTGTCGCTGCTGTCTATATGAACCACTCTATTACCTACAGAGAATTGAATGAAACTTCCAATCGTTTGGCTCATTGGCTCCGCAAAGAAGGATTTGGTAGAAATGATCTGGCTGCCATCTTTTTAGAGAGAAGCATCGATATGTTGGTTGGCATTCTGGCCGTTCTAAAAGCAGGGGGCTGCTATGTTCCGCTGGATACCGCTCACCCTGATCAACGATTGGTTACGATTATGGAAAATAGCAAGGCGAAAGTTATACTGACCGAGGAGAGTTATCAGTCACGCAGCATGACATTGGCAATGGAAGTAGCGCAAAAACCAATCGTGTTTTGCTTGAACGAGGGCAACGGCGTAAGTCCGGATAAGACTTCTTTGCAAACAGCGGATACGTATGATCCTGAGATCATTAATGCCTTTGATGATTTGGCAAATGTCTTTTTTACTTCGGGCTCTACCGGAATACCAAAAGGAGCAATGATTGAGCACAGAGGAATGTTGAATCACCTATTTGCAAAAATCGATGTGCTCGGCCTGAATCAAGACAGCATTGTTGTACAGAATGCTTCCCATTGCTTCGATATATCGGTGTGGCAATTCCTGGCTCCCCTGATGGTAGGGGGGAAAGTGGTGATTTATAACAACGAGACAGCAACTGACCCGGAGTTATTGTTTCATTCCATAAGCCGTGACAAGGTAACGGTGATTCAAATGGTTCCAGCAATGATTGAAGCCGTGCACAACTCTGCGCTGGCTCTCTCTCCGGAACAACAAGCCTTGCCACACTTGCAATATATGATCTCTACTGGTGAGGGACTGCCGGTAACACTGTGTAAAAAGTGGCAGACCTTGTACCCTGAAGGCATTGTAGTGAACACATATGGAGCGACAGAATGCTCGGATGATACGATGCATGAAATCATTGATCGTTCTTATCAGCATGATGATTATCCGTATGTTGCGTTGGGCAACTCCATCGACCATATGAAGCACTATTTGCTGGACAAATGGATGCGTCCGGTTCCCACTGGTTGTGTAGGAGAAATCTACATTTCCGGGATGGGAGTAGGGCGGGGATACGTAAATGATCCCGAGCGTACCGAGCATGCATTTTCAGAGAATCCCTTTTTGAAAGAGAAAAAAGAAAGACTTTATAAAACAGGCGATTTGGGACGTTATTTGCCAAGTGGGAGACTTGTATTCGTGACGCGTGCCGATTTCCAAGTAAAAGTACGCGGACATCGCATTGAGCTTGGCGAGATAGAAAGTGCCCTTTTACGTCATGAGAGCGTTAGACAATGTGTCGCGGTCGTAAGCGAGGATGGGAATGGAGACAATCGAATCGTCTCATATGTTGTCCTGCATGAAAAACAGGATGAACAGGAGTTCCAGCAATATCTCAAAACGATTCTGCCGGAATATATGATTCCAGAGCGTATCATGATCCTCGATGCGATGCCTCTTAATCGAAACGGAAAAGTAGATAAAAAAGCATTGCCAGCAGTGGATACGGTTCAAACCAAGAATGAAGCATACGTCGCACCTCGTAACGATTTGGAGCGAAGGCTAGCAGCGATCTGGAGTACAGTGCTCAGCATAGATGACATGGGGATCGATGATGATTTTTTTCAACTTGGCGGACATTCTATGAAAACCATTCAGGTTCGCTTGCGAATGAAAAAAGAGTTGGGCATTGAAGCTACGATCAAGGATTTGTTCGAGCATCGAACGATTCGAGAGTTATCCTCCTTACTGGCTAACAGGGAAGAGTCAGCAAGTGGTCAGCTCCATACCAGTCAGGAGAGAACGACGATTCACAAGGCAGAGGAGAAGGATTACTACCCGGTTTCACATGCGCAGCGGAGATTATTTTTTATTCAGCAGCTGGAGCCTCAAAGTACGGCATATAATATGCCGACGATTTACCATATAACGGGACCCTTGAAGGAGCGTATCCTGCATAAGGCATTTTCGCTCTTGGTTCAAAGGCATGAAGTTCTGCGAACGAAATTCCTGGTAAAAGACGGACATCCGGTGCAACAGGTGCTGCGGAATCATGATTTTACTTATTCATTTGTTGACGTTTCCAAGCAGTCAGAAGCCGCGAAGCAAGAAGCCATTCAACTGATCATGCAACAAGAGTCGGAGACGTACTTTGACCTGGAGAGCGATGCACTGTTTCGCGTGAAGTTATGTAAGGTGGCCGAAGAAAAATATACATTGCTGCTGAACATGCACCACATGATCAGTGATCAATGGTCATGGGGGATCTTACTGAAGGATTTCAGTCAGATTTACGAATCCTTGCAGCAAGGGATCGATCCCGTATTACCTGCTCTGCACATTCAGTATAAAGATTATGCAGTCTGGCAAAACCATGCTATCAATCACGGAGAGCTGGCAGAATCAGAAGCGTACTGGTTGAAGACGTTCCAAAAAGAAATTCCTGTATTGGACTTGCCTACAGACTATCAGCGTCAGCCCGTCCAAACATTTTTCTCGGCAGTGGAATCTTATCATCTTCCAGAAAATATCTTCGGTCGTATGCGGGAGATTGCTCAGCAGTATGATGCATCCATGTTTATGGTGACTTTATCCGTTGTCGGCATTTGGCTGTCCAAGCTGACGAATCAACAGGATATTATCATCGGTACTCCGGAAGCGGGAAGAAACAACATGGATATCGAAGAAGTCATCGGATTTTTTGTGAACACCCTTCCTTTAAGGCTTGAAGTGAATAGGAAGCACACTTTTGTTGAAGCGCTTCAGGCTTGCAGACAACTGGCGCTGGAGTCATACGCGCACAATGAATATCCATTCGATAAATTGGTCGAGAAAATTAACCCTGAGCGAGATGTAAGCCGCAACCCTATTTTTTCTTTTATGTTCCAATATATTGAAAAGTTAGAGGAAGACGGAAAGATAAGCGGCCTGGAAATGAAGGCAGTCGAATCCTATAATTCCATGACGAACTTTGATTTGTCGCTTGTATGCCTGGATCAAGAAGATGGGGCGAGTCTTAGCGTTGAATATCGGACAGATTTATTTCAGCCAGAAACTGTTCAACGGATGCTTGGATATTTGCATACTATCATCGAACAAGTAGTGAATCAGCCAACTATTTTTCTCAAACAGATAGAGTTATTGTCCGTGGAAGAAAAACAGGCTGCGGTAAGCAAATTTATAGACGTGCATTTTACCAATGGGGATGAAAATAAAACGATCATTGAACTGTTCGAAGAGCAAAGTGCGAGAACTCCAGATCGCATTGCTGTCGTTTTTGAAGAGCAAGAGCTGTCCTATTCCGCACTGAATAAACGAGCGAATCAACTGGCGCGAACATTGGTAGCGGAGGGTGTCTGCGCCGATCAATTGGTAGGCATCATGGCTGAGAGATCGATTGAGATGATTGTCGGTGTATTGGCGATTTTAAAAGCAGGTGGAGCCTACATTCCGATTGATCCTGATTATCCGGAAGAACGGATTCGGTATATGCTAGAGCATTCGGGAGCGGAAGTTTTACTACTGCATCAAGCATTAAGAGAGAAAGTCGATTTTGACAAAAAAATAATCGTACTCGATGACCATGAATCCTATCATCATGAGCATACAAATTTGGGATTATCCATACAGTTCGATCAGCTAGCCTATGTCATTTATACATCAGGTACAACGGGAACGCCGAAGGGAGTCATGATCGAGCACCAACAGCTTCAAGCGCTTGCACAGGCATGGAAGCAAGAATACAAGCTGGACGAATTCCCGGTCCGATGCTTGCAATGGGCGAGTTTTGCTTTTGATGTTTTTACTGGAGATTATATAAGGAGCCTGTTATACGGCGGAAAGCTGGTCATTTGCCCAGCGGACGCAAGAATTGATTTGGAACGGATTTATCAGCTGATGGAAAAGCACGAAATCAACCTGTTTGAATCCACTCCGGTCCTTCTGATCCCTCTCATGAACGATATTTATGAGAAGGGCCTCAACATGGATTTTATGAAAATACTCATTCTTGGATCGGATCAATGTCCGTTGCATGTATTCCACAACCTTGTAGACAGGTACGGTCACACCATGCGCATCATTAACAGCTATGGCGTGACGGAGGCAACCATTGATGCTTCCTATTACGAGAAAGAGACACAGCAAGATTACAAGTTTTTGCCGATTGGAAAGCCGCTGCCAGGAGTGAACATGTATATTTTGGATGCGAACGGCAATGCAGTGCCTGCGGGGATTCCTGGCGAACTGTATATCGGTGGACGGGGAGTAGGAAGGGGATATTTCAAGCAACCAGATTTGACGAATGAAAAATTTGTTCAGAATCCGTTTTGTACGGGGGAAAAAATGTATAAGACAGGGGATATGGCTAGATGGCTCCCCAGCGGAAACATCGAATTTTTAGGGCGATTCGATAATCAAGTCAAGATACGTGGCAATCGCATCGAATTGGAAGAAATCGAAGCGGAATTGTTAAAAACAAGCGATATTCGAGAAGCTGTCGTTATCCCAAAAGAGGATGAATCAGGTCAAAAGAGGCTGGTTGCCTTTTGTGTGGCTGCGCAAGAGCTGGAAGCAAGCATGGTGAGAGAGGCGCTACGAAAAACGTTGCCGGCGTACATGGTACCTTCTTATTTCGTTCAGCTAGATGAAATACCAGTGACCCCAAATGGAAAGATTGATCGAAAAGCGTTAACAGAACTCAACATAACGCTGCGTAGCGATAGGCAATTCGTTGAACCCCAAACAGAGATCGAAAAGACATTGGTATCAGTATGGCAAGACGTTTTGCGTGAGAAGCAGGTTGGGATATCGGATAATTTCTTTGAGCTTGGCGGGGACTCTATTAAGTCCATACAAGTTGCCTCTCAATTATCATCCTTGGGATACAAGATGGAGATCAGAGATCTGTTTAAATCTCCAACTATTGCAGAACTGGGTACAAGACTGAAACCGATGAAACAAAAAATTGATCAGCGGGATATCGAAGGTGCTGTACAGCTGACCCCGATTCAGCATTGGTTTTTTCAGGAGCACAATCAGCATCCCCATCACTATAACCAATCTTTTATGCTCTATCGAAAAGACCGGTTTGATGAGAGGCTGGTTCGCAAAGGAATGGAAAAGCTCCTGCAACACCATGATGCACTACGAATGGTATTCCGAGAAACGGAGACGGGCTATCAAGCCTATAACCGAGGGGTCAGCGAAAGCGACGGCATGTACAGTCTGGAAGTGTGGGACTATCGAAATATAACCGAGGCAAATTTACAGCAAGTGTTGGATGCACAATGCACCGCAATACAATCCCGTCTTCATATTTTTGATGGTCCACTTATTCGGTTAGGGCTATTCCAATGCGAGAATGGCGATCATCTGCTGATGGCGGTTCATCATTTGCTCGTAGATGGGGTATCGTGGCGAATACTAATCGAGGATTTCAACCGAGCGTATCTACAGCTCCTTCAAGGCAAGGAGATGACGCTGCCTCTTAAGAGCGATTCCTACCAATTGTGGGCGCAAAAGCTGAACGAATATGCTCATAGCGATAGAATCGAGGTCGAGCGTGCCTATTGGAATCGTGTCGAGGAGATGGAACTTCAATCGTTGCCAACCGATTACGTTGAATGGAAACCTCTTCGGAAGCAAACCAGGACAAAAACAATCATGCTGGATGAGCAACAGACCAGAGAATTGTTGAAACAGGCCAATCGGGCTTATCACACGGAAATTGATGAGTTGTTGTTGTCTGCGATCGGGGTGGCCTTTAAAAAATGGGCGAATATCGATCGATTCGCCATCAATATGGAAGGGCACGGCAGGGAATCGATTCTACCTGATGTGGAGATAAACCGCACAGTAGGCTGGTTTACAAGTGAATATCCCGTGATTGTAGACGTTGGCAACGAGCAGAATCTGTCTGCTATCATCCATAAAATGAAAAAGGATGTGCGCCAGATCCCTCACAAAGGGATTCACTACGGGATATTGAAATATTTGGCGGCAAATCCTCGGAAGAACAGCATAATGCCTGAGGTCAGCTTTAATTATTTGGGGCAGTTTGATCTGGATCGAAAAGAAGAGGATGGCGACATTCAATTGTCGACATTTTCTGGTGGCGAATCTATGAGTCTTGATCAGTCCCGAGAATGCAAGATCGATATTGAGTGCGTGGTGTTACAAGGCCGTTTTCACATTATGGTGGCTTACAGTGAGAACCAGTATAAAAATGAAACCATCGAACGATTAGCGACATGCCTTCAGGAGAGCTTATATGAAGTCATTCAACATTGCTTGACGAAAATACACAACAGTACTGACCGCGGAATCCCCGGAGAATCGGTAGATTTCGAGGGAGTGGTAGACGGATTTTTTGATGCTTCTAGGATGAATGATATTCCTGGTGCCGTCGTTGTTGTCGTCCATCAGGGTCAAGTGCAACTAAAGAAAGCATATGGATACGCGAATCGAAACGAAAGAGTGCGGATGAGTGCGGATGATACGGTAATGAAGGTAGGTTCCATATCCAAAATTGTCACAGTCGCTGCCATCCTCCAACTCGTGGAGCAGGGAGTTATTGGATGGAACGATGATATTCAGCCGTATCTAGATGATATGGAAATACCGAGAAAGGTTGAAGGACCACTGACGGTTGAGCATTTACTCAGTTACACAGCAGGATTTGACGATCCGTTTACGGGAAATGACCAAAGCTACCATTACGGCGAGCGTGAGTCCCTAACCTTGCGGGAATACATTCAACACTATATGCCAACAGTTATTTATCAACCTGGGGAACAATACTGCAATGAGAATTTCTCTTTTATGTTGGCAGGTTACTTAGTAGAAAGAGTGACTGGCGTTCCCTTCCATCGCTATGTCAGTGAGAAATTATTTAAGCCTCTCGAAATGAGAAGGAGCAATTTTCTTTTGCAGCCAGAGCTGGAGGCGAAGCTGGCAACAGGCTATGATCTGGAAAATAATCCGATTCAAAGATACGATTTTAGCCCTGCGGACTCTCCTGATGGCAGCCTGCTCTCAACTGGGGACGATATGGCAAAATGGATGCTGACGCTATTAAACAAAGGCGCTTATGGGACTGAAAGGGTACTAAAAGAAGATTCGATTGGCAAAATGTTCGCCAGTAAAGCGGTGCCTCACCCACAAGGGGCTTATACAGGGTATGGCTTCACTGCGAAATTCCATCCTGATTATGTCCATGAAAATATTTTGGCGAAAGCAGGCGAGGTAATCGGGTATAACTCCTTCATGTGGTTGCTGCCAGAAAAGAATCTGGGGGTGTTTATTAGTACGAATAAAAGTCAATTTAACAAAATAGAATTCTTTGATTATTTTATGAAGAACTATCATCCTGCAGAAACGATATCCATTTAA
- a CDS encoding MFS transporter encodes MEQPVSVNEKVSFRALLGLKSYRYLIFSQFVSNMGDGVYRLALIWLMKVLTESPLLMSVLLAAETIPLIIFGLFAGVFVDRGNKKRIMVVSHLLRAALLLCIVLLFLFDMLHPAVLIIIAVLLTTVSAFFRPALTVAIRTLVPEQYMTQAQSLSQMIQTVVSLAAPALAAGLIAFGMEYAFILNVVTYLLGALIILWINERELVLSTVSEFTARMIMTDLKDGIHAITKHDFLRNCMIYFTILNFLTAPEAILLPLVVTNVTELAMLEISFFIGILLGSLCITYLNRYDAIIYICCGISLFSIGIGMFAFGIPLVWQVICVFVNGIGSAFVNIKMSTLITLMVPKEILGRASSLISVMVLCAMPVSVFLVGLTTGLVSIFTIFGIIGGAGLLIVVLMLMNPHLRMKKEHHYDYAEQKSGGISL; translated from the coding sequence ATGGAACAGCCAGTAAGCGTGAATGAAAAGGTATCTTTTCGGGCGTTGCTTGGCTTGAAAAGTTATCGCTATTTAATCTTTTCGCAATTTGTCTCGAATATGGGAGATGGAGTGTATCGATTAGCGCTTATTTGGCTAATGAAGGTTTTGACGGAAAGTCCTTTGTTAATGTCGGTTTTATTGGCAGCGGAGACCATTCCATTGATCATATTCGGTTTATTCGCGGGCGTTTTTGTTGATCGAGGAAATAAAAAGAGGATCATGGTGGTTTCGCATTTATTGAGAGCTGCGCTCCTTTTATGCATTGTCCTGTTGTTCCTGTTTGACATGCTGCATCCTGCTGTACTGATCATCATTGCCGTTTTGCTGACCACGGTCAGTGCCTTCTTCAGGCCTGCACTCACGGTAGCGATACGGACACTGGTTCCTGAACAGTATATGACGCAAGCCCAAAGTTTATCGCAGATGATTCAAACGGTTGTCAGTTTGGCGGCTCCGGCATTGGCAGCGGGGTTGATTGCGTTTGGAATGGAATATGCTTTTATTTTGAATGTCGTCACCTATTTGTTAGGTGCACTGATTATTTTATGGATTAACGAAAGGGAGCTTGTCCTATCTACTGTCAGTGAGTTTACAGCAAGGATGATCATGACGGATTTGAAGGATGGAATCCATGCGATTACAAAGCATGATTTTTTGCGAAACTGCATGATTTATTTTACCATCCTTAATTTTTTGACGGCTCCAGAAGCGATTTTGCTGCCACTGGTCGTTACCAATGTTACCGAATTGGCCATGCTTGAGATCAGCTTTTTTATCGGGATTTTGCTTGGGTCCCTATGCATTACTTATTTGAATCGATACGATGCGATTATTTACATTTGCTGCGGCATTAGTCTGTTCAGTATCGGAATCGGAATGTTTGCGTTTGGCATTCCGCTTGTTTGGCAAGTTATATGTGTATTCGTGAATGGGATAGGCTCGGCATTCGTCAATATCAAAATGAGTACGTTGATTACCTTGATGGTGCCTAAGGAAATCTTGGGAAGAGCATCGAGCTTGATCAGTGTAATGGTTCTGTGCGCCATGCCTGTCTCCGTCTTCCTGGTAGGTCTGACTACAGGTCTTGTTTCCATCTTTACGATATTTGGAATCATTGGCGGAGCCGGGCTTCTCATTGTGGTTCTCATGTTGATGAATCCACACTTGAGAATGAAAAAAGAGCATCACTACGATTATGCGGAACAGAAATCAGGGGGAATCTCTCTTTAG
- a CDS encoding GHMP family kinase ATP-binding protein → MSMIKTSSIRNFPQTTDVGIGAANGTFGELLQGILGENNRDFLVTLPIKNASYATFYSIPTLQEIVIVPRSKQKSKRLVEKILKHYGFPAGGILEINSELPVGKGMASSSADLVAASRAVENCFHIKMEPALLELFLSTIEPTDGVMYEGAVAYYHKEVKLREYLGELPPLCIVSIDEGGTIDTVEFNKQTKPFTHEEKMEYSLLLQKISKAIRERDVHTIGAVSSRSAILNQKILPKKLLPEVMEINEKIGGLGTVVAHSGTSLGILLLKEEPDFYQKLELGYRWLSELNKEVHVYHT, encoded by the coding sequence ATGAGCATGATAAAGACGAGTTCCATTCGTAATTTTCCTCAAACAACAGACGTAGGGATCGGAGCAGCTAACGGTACTTTTGGGGAGCTTCTGCAGGGGATTCTCGGGGAAAATAATCGGGATTTTCTAGTGACTTTGCCTATTAAAAATGCATCCTATGCTACTTTTTATTCGATTCCAACCTTACAAGAGATCGTCATCGTACCTCGTTCCAAGCAAAAATCGAAAAGACTCGTAGAAAAAATACTCAAGCATTATGGCTTTCCAGCTGGCGGAATTTTGGAGATCAATTCGGAACTCCCAGTAGGAAAAGGCATGGCAAGTTCATCAGCAGATTTGGTGGCTGCCTCCAGAGCGGTAGAAAATTGTTTTCATATAAAAATGGAGCCTGCTTTACTGGAGTTGTTTTTATCGACGATAGAGCCGACTGACGGAGTGATGTATGAAGGAGCTGTTGCTTACTACCATAAGGAGGTCAAGCTCCGAGAATATCTTGGGGAGCTCCCGCCCTTGTGTATTGTAAGTATTGATGAGGGGGGAACAATTGATACGGTTGAGTTTAACAAGCAAACCAAACCATTTACCCATGAGGAAAAGATGGAATACAGTCTCCTGCTGCAAAAAATTTCGAAAGCGATCAGAGAAAGGGATGTACACACGATAGGTGCCGTGTCTTCCCGAAGTGCGATTTTGAATCAAAAAATTCTGCCTAAAAAATTATTGCCGGAAGTCATGGAGATCAACGAGAAAATTGGAGGGTTAGGTACTGTCGTGGCACACAGTGGGACCAGCCTCGGTATTTTATTGTTGAAAGAAGAACCTGACTTCTATCAAAAGCTGGAACTGGGGTATAGATGGTTGAGTGAGCTGAATAAAGAAGTGCATGTGTACCACACCTAG